Genomic window (Takifugu rubripes chromosome 1, fTakRub1.2, whole genome shotgun sequence):
ggggtcttgtctggtaagGTAGACCCTGGTGTgtattgctctggtgttcagggcctgttcttgtgcataCATagatacacatacacacacgtatgtgtatatacataatacatacccacacacacacatacacatacatacatacatacatacatacatacatacatacatacattcagccatttgttttgctgcatttatttttctagATTCTTCCGGCTCGGAGATATAATTTATGTTACGATAAATTGTTGTGATATAAATAAATTCACGTTTGATCTGTCATAAATTAAGCAGCAACGATAAAcataatctaaaaaaaaaaaccacgtcCACCTGTCACAGCAGTTTCTTCTGTAATTCAAAAATTTGAAGCTAACATTTCCCCAGCGTCTCCTTTACTGGTCTAAATATCCAACGCTCCGCCCTGCTTTGGAACAAGGTTCACACAGAACGGGTGAATAATTCATGCTGTATAATCTGCTTCGTTCTGATTAAAATCCATTATTTCAAAGTTTAACAAAACTTCTACTAACCTGCATTTTGAAAGAAGAAATGCTCTTGTGAAATCACACCGCTGCTCTCCTCCCAGATGCGGAAGCAGAAAGACCGTCCAAAAAATGATTCCGCTAGAAACAACATGCCGGAACTAAAATAAATGCCCGAAGTAAAACATATTCCATACTAAAAAATATACCACACTTATTTATCGTATGCATATATTATCCTAAACAATGTTTAAGCAGTTTCAATCTATTTTTGTCAGGTATTTACGTTCTGTAGTGGGACATCAAAGAGGGTTTAATATGGGACAATAATAAAAGTGACACGTACTTCCTTTTGCGAGCAATATAACCATAAAAGGAGTTGGATCGCGGTATTCCATTTGTGGTCAAGGAGAGCGACACCAAACAGGTGCTGCCATTCGCCCTCCATCCAAcagtttcaaacacacacacacacacacacacacacacacacacacacacacacccacacacgcacacacacccacacacacacacttgaataGGGGAAGAGCTGCTACATATTTTTGTACACAATCGTGTGTATATAATATAGGTACAcgcaaaaataaacaaatgaaacaatTCTAAATTATGAGACAATGGTCAATTCAATACCTCGAAATATATACAGAAGGTACTGTAGTATTCATAAACCTGTGACCAACTTGTTAATGTTTAGCATATCATACTCTCTTAAGGGCAGACTTTTATGGCTCACATAGCGTTACAGAGCACAGAAATACATAAGTTTACCTTTTGTTATAATattaatgtgagaggggttgaCATTCTAGGCTTATTGTGAAAGAAAataatataatacaatataCTTGTAAATTACAATTGCCACCGCGAGCACCTGAAGCGCGTCAGCggatcagccaatcacaggagaGCAGCCACTCGCTGCCGGAAGTGGCGAAAGTTGTTGAAATCGGAAGTCGAACGATGATGTCTCACTCTGCcctaatatttatttatttatttgtttgtttgtttgtttgtttattgctAAGTCAGGAGTTCAGTTGACGTACTTGCCAAATGCGGAACATTTCGAAGATTTCTGATTTTGTGCCATGCAGACCAATATAAACAAATCTGACACTCCAGTAATTTTTACTTGTATTGTTGTTTAGTTGTTTATTCTGCTACCACACCCCAGATTAATATATGGTTAATATATTCTTAGTTTACCTTCTATTTATCTTATATGTAATTTGGAATAAAACTAATTCCAATTGCATATGTTTCCCAAAATAGTGGCACATATAATACTAAAGCTAGGATTACACTTAGCATTGGTATTACATCATTGATAAAAATTTTGGTTGACTTATTAATATGCTTGGGCTGCTGAGAATGTTATTGTAAGTGACCTGAGTGTTACATTTATAGCTTATAGAATTTATGTAAGATTTGTTTATAATCACTTCTAGTTAAATTTTTGGTATTTCTGGCATGAAGGAATGATGCCCCAGGAAGGATAATCAATGTAGCTAAATAATTTTCATTATGTGCactatttttttaacagctATGAATTTCGTTTTGAATTTattctctaaaaataaaattcaattcATTTATTTAGAATGAGGTTTTGCTATAGCACCTTAAAGACCAACCAGTAATGACCATAGTGCtgtataaaatataaattataCACGAAAATATTACTAGCCACATCAACAAGGTGTGTAAGTATGCCAATAGTATACTACTATTAATCataacataataataatcataattatAACCATATGCCACTTTTATctatttctgctttgttttttgtaAAGTGGTGGTAATAAATATTTTTGTAAAATCATTTGTATTATCATTCAATTTTTCAGCAGTTAGGTttcagagaagaaaaactaataaTCTTCAGAAATGGTCAAAGGGGCGTTGATAAGAGTCGCCTGAGATTGTGAAACCGCGATGCAGCATCAGAGTGAGACATCTCACTTCATAGGCGATCTGGCTACTGTGCGTACAGCTGCTGGAAATCGCCCGTGAGGAAACGAGGCGAGCAAGTCCGAGACCTGCAGCTGTCGGCGGGGCAGGAGGATCATGGAGAAACCAGCTTCCTCGCTGCTGTGAGGATCGATCAGGCCGCTCCAGAGCCTGAAGACCGTCTCCCAGACAGGTTGTCGGGGCCCCCGCTGCAAGGAACGACACATCCTTGGGATTCCTCTCGGCCGGTCCCTCCCTTTTGGAAGATATGTGGCTGAACCCGGAGGAAGTTCTCCTTAAAAACGCCCTGAAACTCTGGGTGACGGAAAGAAGCAACGACTTCTTTcttctgcagaggaggagaggccatGGAGAGTCGACGGGCAGGTTCACAGGTAAAGGAAAGGAGAGGCTGCAGGTGTAAACATGCCCGTAAAGAGTGGCGACGACGGAGAAAGCAGATGGTAAACAACAAGAATAGATTTCAGATCCCACCAATGCTTGTAGATCACAAAACCTGGGTGTACAAATTTACTAGATCCAGTTAAAGCAGCTGTCAAATTTCTGTTGGAAACCCCCTAAACCAGTTGGGCAGATTATCTGGGTGTACCCATGGCAACAAAGCTTTTACCAATGGAATGTATTTACATGTGATATCATTTACTAATTATATAATCATTTGATTGCTCTCGCCCCCAGTTTACTGCTAGTATAAAATCAAGTCCATTTTAGGTTATCTTAATTAGTTTAAAGCAGACAAAGATAAATACTGAGCCTGAATTCATTCATTACTTAATGAGCACAAAAggatttttgtccattttcCCCCTCAAACTTTTCACAAGAGCATCGAACTCTTGAATAGTTGCCTTTGAGTGAATAAAGATGCCAATGTGATGTTAGAAACTTGGCATGTTAACTTTAATCTGGACAGGGGTCCATACTCGAGAAAAAGACTAATGAGCTGTCAGGGAACGGGTGTTTTGCTTCTGTTAAATATTAAACGAGGTCGAGCAGAAGTGCATCTGATTTTACAGCCTCTAACATGTAGAAGCAGGTCAGACTGGTCGTCTTTGTGCTGCCCGACCGTCTCTCTGCGAACAGAAGAGCAGGAACTTCCTGGCTCGGATCTGCTTTGTGCTCATGTTTGTTCCTGCTGTTGCCATAGTGAGGCGAAGGGGCAAAAGGTCAAGTGCTGTTGTCACGTTGTTCAACATTAACTCATTAAACAGGCCCCACTTTGGCATTGCTGCCACACAGACGACAGTGCAGAGCTGTTCGCCTGCTCTGACCCAGCTCTAGAACCTCCTCAATAAAAGGGACAACACTTCATACAGATGTTGGTCGAGTAAGTGATTAAATACCATAAAATTAGAGTCTAATCAGAACAACCAAGAATACATGTTGGCTGCGTTATCTAATCTGTCCACTGTCCCGCcaaaaccagtccattaaccctctgtcccactatgaccagtccattaaccctctctgtcccactataaccagtcctcttaccctctgtcccactataaccagtccatttaccctctgtcccactataaccagtccattaaccctctctgtcccactataaccagtccattaaccctctctatcccactataaccagtcctcttaccctctgtcccactataaccagtccattaaccctctctgtcccactataaccagtccattaaccctctgtcccactataaccagtccatttaccctctctgtcccactataaccagtccattaaccctctgtcccactataaccagtccatttaccctctctgtcccactataaccagtccattaaccccctgtcccactataaccagtccatttacccagTGAGGAACCATCTCGATCGTTTTGGGCTTTATTCAAACCTGCATCACCAGTGAATCATGTGACTTGGGGGTGTGTTTAAAAGACTCCCTGGCGTGCAGTAAACCAGCCCAGGGTGTGTTCAGGCTGTTTCTCCCAGTACCcactgggacagactccagcacccGTCGTGAGTCTGATTGTGTTTGGCCTCGTCTTCCCTGCAGGTCTCCTGGTGGGGGCGCTGGACACGGTGTTGGACTCCAACGCCAGGGTCACGCCCTTCCGCatcctcctgcaggttcccGGATCTCAGACCAGCTGGGTGATCGCCAGCGGTGAGCTGGAGCTCTCCTCTCATTGGCTGGACGGCAGCCGTGCAGCGCTTGATCGGTCTGTTCTTGTGTGTCAGGAGCcgctgtggaggaggtgaacaAGCACTGGGACTGGCTGGTCCACAATCTGCTCCAGTCTCTGTCCGTCTTTGAGAAGAAGGAGGACGTCGCCAGCTTCGTCACAGGAAAAGTCAAGGTGTGACGCCCTGGATGTGGCAGGGAGGGTTGTTCTTAACCGGCTAATCCCACCTCCCTCGTCCGCAGGGTCTCATCGCAGAGGAGGTCCAGAGTCGGCAGGCTGCCCAGGAAGACGACCCGGGAAAGTTCCGGGAGGCGCTGCAGAAGTTCCGGTTGCACTTCGGCCTCCCGCCCTCGGAGAAACTGGTGACGTACTActcgtgctgctgctggaagggCCGGGTGCCTCGGCAGGGCTTCCTCTACCTCAGCATCAACCACATGTCCTTCTACTCCTTCCTGCTGGGGAAGGAAGGTACCGAGCACACGCCGACCGCCACGGACTTCGGAACGCCTTCGTGTCAATGTactcttttcctttcctccccagTCAAGTTTGTGATTCCCTGGGCCGAGGTGACGCGGCTGGAGCGGGTCTCCGCCGGACTCATGACGGAAGCCATCCGGGTGGGCACGCGCCACCGGCAGCGGGAATTCTCCATGTTCCTCAACATGGACGAGGCGTTCAGGGTCGTAGGTCAGCTGGCTGACATCGCCCTCAGGCGGCTGCTGGACAGCGAAGGCCTGGAGCTGGACCGAGTCCTGCAGCAGCCCGCCCGCATCACCAAAAGGTCGGTTCCTGGCAGGGACGGCGTTCAACGTTAAAATAAACCACCTCAGGAGCAGTTTGACGGCTGTGGGAGTGCATCTGTGAGGGGAAGATGATTTGCATTGTGGATATTTTAAGACAAATTTGAACTCGAGTGGGACGAAAGAGATCcaaccaaaaacaggaagtagaaaagcGCTCGGTTTTATTTTGACTCGACAGGTTACGCCCCGCGAACGGCCTGAAAACCTGTTGATTTTCTCCTTGGAGCGTAGTTTTAAGCAAATCTGCCGTCCTCTGTCCAAACTCTCCACCAggatcctggaggagcaggCCATCAGGGAGTACGCCCTGGCTCTGTTTCGGCTGCCGCGCACCGAGAAGCTCCACGAGGTGGCGCACTGTTCGATATGGACGCCGCACGCTCGCTGCCACACGGCGGGGACTCTGTACACCACCGACGGTTATCTGTGCTTCTGTAGCCGCGGCGAAGGGGCCTGCACCCTCGTCCTGCCGCTCTCAGAGGTACCTGCATCTCTCAGCATCGCCGTGGCGACACGTTGGCGCTGTAGTTTCCACACTTTTCTCTGCCAGCTGCCGGTTAAAGAGTGACGGCGCTCACGGCCGGATGGCCTTGCCGCGCCGATGAGGCGCAGATACCAGccctgtttgctctgcagaagGGGAAGTTGGGCCGGCAGGATAAACATCTGCCGTGAGAGCCGCCATCTGAAGagcaaaccaggaagtgaaaatACACAGCAAACACGAGCTGCAGCTCAAATCTCTTCACAGTCACCTGAACCTGCCTCCTTCGGTCACCTCAGATGTGTGAATGCATCGATGCACCGGCTCCTTCGCCgttctccccctcctcatttCGGCAGGTCAACACTTGACTCCGCCCCCCTCCTCTTTGTGGCCAGGTCTTATCCATAGAGAAAGCGGAGAGCACCAGCTCGCTTCCCAACCCCGTCATAGTCAGCGTCCGGACCAAAAAGGCCTTCCAGCTGATTGAGCTGAAGGACAGGGACGAGCTGGTGGACAGCCTCAACTGCAGACTCCGAGCTGTCCACTGGAAACAGTCCATGTTTCGCAATCGGAAAGACAGCAAGAGGAGCGTGGTGCGTTTGAGTCCAGCCTATATATGGCGTACAAATGGCGTTCAACATAAAcacctctgctgatgttttCCCCAGAGCTCCCCGATGCCGTACTACACCTTCTACTACGACACCGGCTTCTccgatgaggaggaggtggaggagcaagTTCTACGCAACACGGTCAACAGCGAGGCCCTCATGACGGCGTTCAACCAGCACCAACCCGGGACCGGCGGCGACAAGGTGGAGTCCCATTTTTAGCCCTCGGTGCGACGCAGCCGCACAGCGAATCCTCATCcgccgtgtgtttgtgtcagagcgcggagcagcagaaggagcagctgtGGGACGATCATTTCTCCGAGTTTGGGCGCGGCGTCCACATGTTCCGCACAGAGAAGACCCAAAGGCTCGTTGCCATGGGGATTCCGGAGTCGCTGCGGGGCGAGCTCTGGATAACTCTTTCTGGTAAGATCAGGAGACACGATCGCTGATGTGACTGTAATTAATGAGTTATAATGAACATTTCAACAGCTTTAGTCACATTTTCTGATTGGCCGCGACTgttcagcctgtttccagcGTGTCCGATGAACAGCGCAGCAGTCAGGAACCAAACATTAAACATTGCTCTCAGATAATCACTTTGTTCTGCCTGATCAGAGGCGAATGTTCCATGTTTGAAGAGCTGCTCTAGTGAACGTGATGTCAGCAAACGCACGGGAACACGGAGAAGCTCCGTGTCCCTGAACGCCTCAGCGTGGACAGTCGGCGTGTGCGTGACTCACATCCTCCGACCTTTACCTGCTGCTCCCAGACCAAACCCTTTATCGTCTCGGAACAGAACCATCAGATTTTATTTTGCTGTGTGTTCAGTTCCTCCTCCCAGCGTGACCGAAACAGAAACTCGTTCTTGTGGAACTGAAACCTTTAATCGATCTGCGTAAATGTTCCTGAATTCTTTTGTTGCAGATGCGTCGTCAGAGCTGGAGTCCCACCAAGGTTACTACAGCAAACTGGTGCAGACGTCGATGGGCCAGAGCAGCCTGGCCACGGAGGAGATCGAGCGAGACCTCCACCGCTCCCTTCCCGCCCACCCCGCCTTCCAAAACCCCACCGGCATCGCGGCGCTCCGGCGCGTCCTCACCGCCTACGCTCACCGCAACCCCAAAATCGGTTACTGTCAGGTAGGTGAGTGCCGAGGTGGTGGTGATGCCGCCGGGTAATTTGGCGATGAGAAACCGCCTTTTTGTTCTGTCCAGTCTATGAACATCCTGGCGTCGGTGCTGCTGCTTTAcgcc
Coding sequences:
- the tbc1d8 gene encoding LOW QUALITY PROTEIN: TBC1 domain family member 8 (The sequence of the model RefSeq protein was modified relative to this genomic sequence to represent the inferred CDS: deleted 1 base in 1 codon) encodes the protein MWLNPEEVLLKNALKLWVTERSNDFFLLQRRRGHGESTGRFTGLLVGALDTVLDSNARVTPFRILLQVPGSQTSWVIASGAAVEEVNKHWDWLVHNLLQSLSVFEKKEDVASFVTGKVKGLIAEEVQSRQAAQEDDPGKFREALQKFRLHFGLPPSEKLVTYYSCCCWKGRVPRQGFLYLSINHMSFYSFLLGKEVKFVIPWAEVTRLERVSAGLMTEAIRVGTRHRQREFSMFLNMDEAFRVVGQLADIALRRLLDSEGLELDRVLQQPARITKRILEEQAIREYALALFRLPRTEKLHEVAHCSIWTPHARCHTAGTLYTTDGYLCFCSRGEGACTLVLPLSEVLSIEKAESTSSLPNPVIVSVRTKKAFQLIELKDRDELVDSLNCRLRAVHWKQSMFRNRKDSKRSVSSPMPYYTFYYDTGFSDEEEVEEQVLRNTVNSEALMTAFNQHQPGTGGDKSAEQQKEQLWDDHFSEFGRGVHMFRTEKTQRLVAMGIPESLRGELWITLSDASSELESHQGYYSKLVQTSMGQSSLATEEIERDLHRSLPAHPAFQNPTGIAALRRVLTAYAHRNPKIGYCQSMNILASVLLLYAKEEEAFWLLVVVCERMLPDYFNRRVIGAQVDQSVFEELIKERLPELAEHVPDLSALSSVSLSWFLTIFLSVLPFHSAVCVVDCFFFHGIKAIFQLGLAVLEANTVPLSTSVDDGQALLILTSFLDQIGSEESSCVSPSPPAALEPDSSDADVPAVRHTNITDLINEAYEKFGDLTVRQIERLRCRHRIRVLQAHEDTAKENALRLVAPEVSIPPEILSDVYDLFKTEHFVSFYWGDRSSAAAAEAASWHHGVSGCSYLERQYRLDRAQFKSLYGLLAPWPGVSNQHTDTLASRTFTLLDEEHNNLVTFRDFATWLDTLYCDDLNRKIRLLFRLHIPPALTGSEEDPSLMKSPLLSTNRPLYVDLPSDVEGEVKDYQEQVKQMLKDLAKEKEKDAEKPLPHMNQHEFIQFCKSLYSLFHNDPEESDLFQAIAKVTSLVLQIGEASNCSPGASGQDSPGAESEWRISYAQILASLLTEQALVNFFEKPLDLSATLSEAREKQYDQRAALLTIQQGTR